Proteins co-encoded in one Natronorubrum daqingense genomic window:
- a CDS encoding DUF2270 domain-containing protein: protein MSEDEHEESPLERSDQEIGAEIADDPEALIGALPHYYRGEVTQSTTSQDRIDQTTNWAITVLAAILSVVFSSPDMPAYLLLVGILVLSVFLSFEVRRYRFYDMYRSRVRFFQENVFANALQPVGVEHAHWREELSEDLRYPTFKVTAWEALSRRLSRIYILLFVVLGVSWIAKVTLFTPETQWTEAAELPGVHGLIVAATLGVFYLGICIIAWWPHSRRAKGEVYGEEPGEWKDE, encoded by the coding sequence ATGAGTGAGGACGAACACGAAGAGAGCCCACTCGAGCGATCGGATCAAGAGATCGGTGCCGAAATCGCAGACGATCCTGAAGCGCTCATCGGTGCACTCCCCCACTATTATCGAGGCGAGGTAACGCAATCGACGACCTCGCAGGATCGGATCGATCAGACCACGAACTGGGCGATTACGGTGCTCGCGGCAATCCTTTCGGTCGTGTTTTCGAGCCCCGATATGCCTGCGTACTTGCTTCTCGTGGGCATTCTCGTCCTCAGCGTCTTCCTCTCGTTCGAGGTGAGACGGTACCGATTCTACGACATGTACCGGTCTCGAGTCCGCTTTTTCCAGGAAAACGTCTTCGCGAACGCGCTTCAGCCCGTCGGCGTCGAACACGCACACTGGCGCGAGGAATTGAGCGAAGACCTTCGGTATCCGACGTTTAAAGTAACGGCCTGGGAAGCCCTCTCTCGGCGCCTCAGCCGGATTTACATACTCTTATTCGTCGTTCTCGGCGTCTCGTGGATCGCAAAGGTGACCCTGTTCACGCCGGAGACGCAGTGGACGGAGGCCGCGGAGCTACCCGGAGTACACGGCCTGATCGTTGCGGCGACACTCGGTGTATTCTATCTCGGAATCTGCATCATCGCGTGGTGGCCCCACAGCCGGCGAGCAAAAGGGGAGGTATACGGCGAAGAACCCGGCGAGTGGAAAGACGAGTGA
- a CDS encoding alanyl-tRNA editing protein: protein MTGQRAAREPYTTRFETEVTAIDGRRVWLETSFFYAASDGQPADRGTIGGISVADVRTVDGEHVHILETEPSFRTGHHVLCSIDWSFRMYCMRAHTASHICYGAARRVLEPAEATYAGHEIGEETVGLDLETGAIDDEALIELDATINRVVWESRPVSWDDVSIGDAREREEITFDEEHTAAAVESGRVRTVTIGTRDESGNGNGSSFADTRRSWDVTACDGTHVRNTREVGPVTVVGRTTRDDGSSRIELAVGPAAIERRAAEKRAALAVTDELGVDLDRVPRTIDRLGASSEHPSPRD from the coding sequence ATGACCGGACAACGGGCCGCTCGAGAGCCCTACACCACGCGATTCGAAACCGAAGTGACGGCCATCGACGGCCGACGCGTCTGGCTCGAGACGAGTTTTTTCTACGCGGCGAGCGACGGGCAGCCAGCGGATCGCGGAACTATCGGTGGAATCTCCGTCGCCGACGTGCGCACGGTCGACGGCGAGCACGTCCACATCCTCGAGACGGAACCGTCATTTCGGACCGGCCACCACGTCCTCTGTTCGATCGACTGGTCGTTTCGCATGTACTGTATGCGCGCTCACACGGCCAGTCACATCTGCTACGGCGCGGCGAGACGCGTCCTCGAGCCAGCCGAGGCGACCTACGCCGGCCACGAAATCGGCGAGGAAACGGTGGGTCTCGACCTCGAGACGGGGGCGATCGACGACGAGGCGCTGATCGAACTCGACGCGACGATCAACCGCGTCGTCTGGGAGTCCAGACCGGTGTCGTGGGACGACGTGTCGATCGGAGACGCCCGCGAGCGCGAGGAAATCACCTTCGACGAGGAGCACACGGCGGCCGCCGTCGAGAGCGGCCGCGTTCGGACCGTGACGATCGGTACCCGTGACGAATCGGGCAACGGAAACGGCTCGTCCTTCGCTGACACACGCCGCTCGTGGGACGTGACCGCCTGCGACGGAACCCACGTCCGGAACACGCGCGAAGTCGGACCGGTGACGGTCGTCGGCCGGACGACTCGAGACGATGGCTCGAGCCGGATCGAACTGGCGGTCGGTCCCGCGGCGATCGAACGTCGAGCGGCCGAAAAGCGCGCCGCCCTGGCGGTCACGGACGAACTCGGTGTCGATCTCGATCGCGTTCCACGGACGATCGACAGGCTAGGCGCCTCGAGTGAGCACCCCTCACCGAGAGACTGA